In the genome of Sphingomonas naphthae, one region contains:
- the yaaA gene encoding peroxide stress protein YaaA: MLALISPAKSLDYQSPLPPLDPTEPRFGPEAEVLAHAAAKLTAPKLIRLMGISEKLAKLNVDRFRHFDEAEARPAIYAFAGDVYIGFEVKSLEEAGVAFAQDHVRILSGLYGLLRPLDRIRPYRLEMGTRWAPGRKKDLYGWWGDRVSKLLADDLEADGSGLIVNLASQEYWHVVAQAPPKGARILTIDFREDGPKGLRFNSFGAKRARGMMARWIAEHRPESADDLKGFDSDGYRWVADGSDETTWRFVKG, encoded by the coding sequence GTCGCTCGACTATCAGAGCCCCCTCCCGCCGCTGGACCCGACCGAACCGCGTTTCGGGCCGGAGGCGGAGGTGCTGGCGCATGCGGCGGCGAAACTCACCGCGCCCAAGCTCATCCGGCTGATGGGGATTTCGGAGAAACTGGCCAAGCTGAACGTCGATCGCTTCCGGCACTTCGATGAAGCCGAGGCGCGGCCGGCGATCTACGCCTTCGCCGGCGACGTCTATATCGGCTTCGAGGTGAAGAGCCTCGAAGAAGCCGGGGTCGCCTTCGCGCAGGATCATGTCCGCATCCTTTCCGGCCTGTACGGCCTGCTGCGTCCGCTCGATCGCATCCGCCCCTACCGGCTGGAAATGGGCACGCGCTGGGCGCCGGGGCGAAAGAAGGATCTCTACGGCTGGTGGGGCGATCGCGTCTCCAAGCTGCTGGCAGACGATCTCGAAGCCGACGGATCGGGCCTGATCGTGAACCTCGCCAGCCAGGAATATTGGCATGTCGTGGCGCAGGCCCCGCCGAAGGGCGCGCGCATCCTGACGATCGATTTCCGCGAGGATGGCCCCAAGGGGCTGCGCTTCAACAGTTTCGGCGCGAAGCGGGCGCGCGGCATGATGGCGCGCTGGATCGCCGAACATCGCCCCGAGAGCGCCGACGACCTCAAGGGCTTCGACAGCGACGGCTATCGCTGGGTGGCGGACGGATCGGACGAGACGACATGGCGCTTCGTGAAGGGCTGA
- a CDS encoding GNAT family N-acetyltransferase, whose protein sequence is MALREGLSPLDRPIWSALTSGWAHLAEGDARALRLDPAYGPFAATPDRSEAALAALPALIPPGGALWLVDDLALAPPPGTIVTRSAGLLQMVAETPAPADPDFQPEPLTEADAPAMRALAHLTVPGPFHDLTHRLSPFVGVKQDGRLIAMAGERMRMDGLSEVSGICTHPDARGRGLARALTAFIANRIAARGETPFLHCYPGNAAAVALYERLGFVARRELVLTILATA, encoded by the coding sequence ATGGCGCTTCGTGAAGGGCTGAGCCCGCTCGACCGGCCGATCTGGTCGGCGCTGACGAGCGGCTGGGCGCATCTGGCCGAGGGTGACGCCCGCGCGCTGCGGCTCGACCCCGCCTACGGCCCCTTCGCCGCCACGCCAGACCGGAGCGAGGCTGCCCTCGCCGCTTTGCCCGCCCTGATCCCGCCCGGTGGCGCGCTGTGGCTGGTGGACGATTTGGCGCTCGCGCCGCCGCCGGGCACGATCGTCACCCGCTCCGCCGGTCTGCTCCAGATGGTCGCCGAGACCCCCGCGCCGGCCGATCCCGATTTCCAGCCCGAGCCGCTGACCGAGGCCGACGCCCCGGCGATGCGGGCGCTCGCCCACCTCACCGTGCCCGGCCCGTTCCACGACCTGACCCACCGCCTCTCGCCCTTCGTCGGGGTGAAGCAGGACGGGCGGCTGATCGCCATGGCGGGCGAGCGGATGCGGATGGACGGCCTGAGCGAAGTCAGCGGCATCTGCACCCACCCCGACGCGCGCGGCCGGGGGCTGGCGCGCGCGCTGACCGCCTTCATCGCCAATCGCATCGCGGCGCGCGGCGAGACGCCCTTTCTCCATTGCTATCCCGGCAATGCGGCGGCGGTCGCGCTGTACGAGCGGCTGGGCTTCGTCGCCCGCCGCGAACTGGTGCTGACCATCCTCGCGACCGCCTGA